The Ipomoea triloba cultivar NCNSP0323 chromosome 4, ASM357664v1 DNA segment TGATCCATTGTCAATCAGGTCACAAGACGGGATTTACCCGTATACACTGTGGAGTGGCTGCGGTTTCCATCAGTTAtccaaaaattaaatgaaatgaaattaaactaaaaattcAATCAAGAAAACCAAAATACTGAATGAGTAATACAAAACCTCAAGAGAAGCTCGAGCGAGGTGTTGAACGGTCGGCCATTTCTGCATCCACCGGTTGAAGTAATCTATCACCGTCTGAACCCTAGTTTGCTGCAGCATTACCTCCGAAACCCAAACCTCATAAGCCCTCCTTTCTCTCTCACCCTCATCACCATTCACCTTAGTATCACTCGTTCTTCTCCAAGGAAGGTCCCTGCGATTCCGATCGTACCAGTGCAACAAAGAAGCCCTAATTTTTATGGTTTCTTCTCCGGTGAAAGCGAGGGTATCCTCTATGTCTCCCCCGCAGGCGGGAACTTCCTTTTTGAGCCTTGCTTCGGAGCTCCGCCGAGGCCTCTTGTTCGGTTTCGAGGCAACAGCGTGCCTTCTCCTCGCGCCGCCGCCGTCCATAGATGTGATTTTCGGCGGCGAACGGTGGCGGTGGGCTCGTATTGTGAGCAGAGATGGTTTTCTTTTTCCCGCTAAACAGTGGGTTTGAAAGTAGGAATTTATGGAATATATGGCACAGCTCATCCGAACAAGAACAGAACCCTTCCTTATCCGCTTATGTTTTGCTATAATCAAACTTTAACCCCTCTTTTTTAACATAGTATCATTGCTCTTAATTTAGTCATTTAAAAGTTCTCTTTTCATTTTTGCTCTCAATTTGGGTATTATAGTAAGAGCAACACCATCAATGGATCAAAGGTGGATATTGGAATAGTGATGATACAAAGTGATGATCCAAAATTGATGTGGAGAGGAGATAATGGACAAAAGCTTCATCATGCAAATGCTTGAATATTAtcaggaaaagaaaaataggTGGCAAGCGCTGGGGCGCTTCTGAttgttttagttttgtttctttttctgaaTTTGTTTTGGCTGTTGCTACGGTAACGACCAAgccttttttttaaatttttttgttactttctttctagtttatgtaatttttaactttttttgataaatttttaaagtttgaacacaaaatataaatgtagtatataattttgattattagaattgaaaatttaaatttattttaattttgacatgtttaatttaaatataataaaaaatattaattgtaattataatttttataacgatattaaataagtaattaattcATATGACCATATCCCGactcaaataataaatgtaaatttttgtcatatttcGATTGTATATTATTGTCCATAATCTATTACATAATAACCAACTAAGTTGTATAGCTAATAGTTGATTGTGTTGACTAATAGCTAATAATGGATTGTGttagttataactttttaatacattgaatcaCAAGTTacaagagcatccttatcaatggattTTTTTAcgatttttgagaagtttttgtaagtgtgattaggaaagagaaaatatctGCCTGGCGCGCCTGCTGGGCCCTGCTAGGTGCGTTTCGTGCAcagttattactttattttttttttcttgggacCATAAGGGATTGTAATGTGCTCCGTCCCTGCCAGGGATTCCAATCCTTGTCTGAAACGGGGACGGGAATGGGAAATTTTTTCAATTCGGACGAGGACGAGGACGGGGATATCCCGCTCCATccccgaataattattataattaagaattataatatatatatatatatatatatatatatatatatatatatatatatatatatatatatatatatatatatatatatttatttattaatattaaaatgttgactaagaattgaccggggacggggaatccccgtCCCCGCTTAATTTTCCACGGGGACGGGTTGGGgactattttccattttccGCCGGGGACGGGGTCGGGGGTTTTGGAGACCCGCcacgccccgttgccatccctaccaccattctctctcttattttctctatCTTTCATGTGGCAAATAATCTGACATAAATCCCAAAAAAATTCTATAGAAAATCTaaatcttctctctctttttttttttttttgagctacTCCATNaaatcttctctctctttttttttttttttgagctacTCCATGTGGCAAATAATCTGACATTCCCTGCTTGTAAGAACTTTTTATTGGTCTTTTTTGTTTGAGTCAGTTAGCTAGGGCAGTATTTCACTTAGAACTCACATTTAAGCAACATATATGAGATTTCtcgtaaattaaaaaaaaaacattatttcaactaaatttataaagtaAATATTATACCATATAATAAAGCTCGTGATAAATATCGTGATCTTACATATTCATCCATTACAATAAAACTAGACTCACATATTAATCTTAAACCACATTATATGATACAAAATTTACTATAGTACTCTTAAACCACATTACATGATACAAAATTTAGTACAGTGAGCGCGGGGGACTCACCATCACCTATATACACAAATGATCCTGAGCCTGAGCAGCAAAGAGTTGGAAGTTGGAGACAAAACGGGCATTGCAATCTGCAAAGGATTCTTTAAGGCAGATCCCTATCAAGCACGGTGAATATCAATGGTTGTCTGGTCCTGGTTGGCTGGCCGAATCTCTCCCATCTGCACGCCTGTGGCTGTGGATGATGAACCTTCATCTCCAGCATTTGGTGTAGCATTTGCAGCAGCAGAGGAGTCTGCCATTGCAGCAGCTTTTTCCTCATGCTTCCGCTTCGCCGTTTGAGCCCAGTCCACGAGGCTGGCTCGTATATGATCCTCGAATATCGACTGCTTGAAGTGGGTTCCCATCTGCACATCCCATAGATCAACAAAAGATAACAAGGAAAGGAGCTGTTCAGGAATGGTTTGGTGCAGATTGCAGAACTTGCCTGTGTAACAATGGCATACAGTGGCAATGTGCTGTAGCTGCAAAGTATCTGAATGATAACCCTGCAAACAACATCTCacaactaagggtgtgtttggttggggggtttaggcataagatatgggtatcaaagtgattgttagtgtttggttgataggttttgtgaatgctactatgggtttggaataccccattaatgacaaaacccatacccttattaaataagggtttcatcttcctccatcatttcttccccaactattaataatcattcccattccacccaactaccaaacatgctaaatactttcaccaaaacccattacccttaccaagtatttgatacccattccgattccgattcccatgtgcgaaccaaacgcaccctaaaatTTACTCAGGGAGAAACAAGGGAAGGCCCCGGGACGGGGAGGGAGTAGTTTTGTGGACAGGGAGGATGTTACAGTTACGGAGGTTGTAATAGTTTGTTATATTTCGAGTGATAGTCGAAACTCCAAAAAATAGAGAAGACATGACAATGTTTAAATGATAGTTGAGGACTATATGTGCAAATGACACAAATGTCAACcgatcaaaagtgaaaaaaccTCCTAAACTACCTATTACCTATCATTTCTATATGAGTATAGCTACTCataaaaatgtgttaaaaatggtcattttacaacaacaacaacaacagtatCGTGGGTGTATTAGATGATGTTACAATCCAAAAGGTTGTAATAGATTGTTATACTTGGAGTAATAATTGAAACTCCAAAAAAATATAGAAGACATGACTTTGTTTAAATGATAGTCAAAGGACTATATGTGAAAATATCACAACAATTAAATGAccacaagttttaaaaaatctagatatttaattatttatacatGATGATATAGATTACTAACTTAAACTACCTATTATTTGTCATTTCTATAGCGAGCATGACTACTCATGTATTGAAAAAGTGGTCATTTTAGAATAACAACAACATCAGgggcatatcagagggagttagTGATCATACCCTATGACGAGCCTAGGCACAAAGTACTTGGATTGCTCCATTATGCAGGAATGAATGCCATATTCCATCTGCAAAAGGGATTAAATCTACACCGCGAATGTAAATGCAGGAACAAGCAAGACCACCAAGGCACAGTCAGTTTTGCTTACCCATATCAAGAAGAAGAATGCTATTTCAAAAGCATTTTGGAAGAGAATGAAGTGTAAGAAATACAGAATAATTCTGGGGCGGTGAAACCAGAAGTGATCATCTGAAGGTTGCACAACCAATTCACCCTCTATGGCAGCATGCTTCTCAGCAACCTCATGAGCCAATTGTATAATCACATGCTGCAGCTTAGTACCTACAGCAAGAACAAGCTGGAAACACAGAACGAAATTGTGAAAAACATTAAGAAATTAACCCCAAAAAGGCAATACAAATCAAGCCGGACTGGCACCAGATAACTTTTTATTCCCCAAAATGACATATTTGGTTTCCAAGTTATACTGCCGGTATAGACATAATCCCTTAGTTATTGTTGTATCTATTTTTGGCACTCAGTTATTCCTGAAGTGAcatttttggtaattttcgTTACTATTAAATGGCAGGTAAGCATAGAAATTTGAtttctcttcctcctccttATAGGGAACAATGGCAACACTGGGAATGTTTCTcttaaaaggaaaaatcaaaTTATCATATTTAACCTGTCATTTAAGTTTCTTTTATTAATGTaacatcaacaaaaaaaaacaaaagaccAAAACGTCACTCTAAGAATAATTGAGTGACAACCAACAGACACGACAATAATTTAAGAATTGAGTATATACTTGTGGTATAACTAAGGGACCAAATATGTCATTTTCCAATAAAAAGATTCAAAAACCATCTGCTTGCTTCTCATGATCCTACTTCAGGATTACAGGAGTTGCATGTATCCCTTTTAAAGGTCAGCAGCATGATATCATATAGTATTAaccaccaaaataaataaataaataaataccgtCACTTACTCCAAAATGAATTAATGATACCCAAAAATATGTATGCCAATCTGCATTACCGAATAAATGTAATCAAATGAAAAGAATTGCagagatagaaaaaaaaaaaaaaaagtttctccAGTATCATATGCTGTTTCACACAGGAAACAGACTGCAACAGAAAGTAATCTGAATACTTTAATGGACATGAAAGGATGCAATGGTAATTGCAGGATGAAGAGCTTGAAGTTACGTACTGTGAACATTCAGCAACAAGAAGAGAATGACAAATACCCACAAATACCAACTGTAAAAACATAAAAGATACTTAAAATCATGACAGTGAAAGAGCTGCAACTGGTTACTGAAAGCAAGAGAAGATTATAAAATGACGGTTTTAACATGTTATTATGAACTTCTCATTATCACTTGCCTAATTCCAACAACTTTCTTGAAATCATCTTCCAACGCACGAATCATGTACTTGTGAAAATTGAACTTTGGATTTCCTCTGCAATGTGTCTGTGAAGGAAAGTTACTGTAAACACAGCAGCAAGCAACTCTGCAGCATGTAAAGCGAGAAGCCAATGTATCAAAACTAATAGACATTTGGAAATAGTTACCATAATGAATCCCAAACGAAGTGCCATATAATCTGTCTTGGTGACAGAACCATAAAACTGCTTAGCGAAGGAGTGCTGCAAAGCTCAACAAAAGGGAAGGTAaatctaaattatttttgttccaATCATGTAAAGGAAAAGCAAGGATTTAgcatttcttttccatttttaagCAGCAAGAAAGAATATAGAGAATAGCAGCATACCAACCAACCCACGATAGCTGAACGTTTACCAATGCCCTTAAATCGAGACTTAATGAAATCATGCTGTTGGACATCAGTGACCCCTATTTGCATAACAGCAGAGAAGCACCGGTATTCATAACTAGATTTAATAACAAATGTACATCTAACACTTtatgaataatgaattaaatCATCAGAAAGTATTATTCTTTacaaatcaataattattaccATCTAGGAAATTCAGACAAAGATGTATCACAAGTTCACAACAGAAATAAACCAGAAAATGGCCCTAAGAGCATAATCAGGCCTAGCTTGTATCAATCCTTCATTGTTTGCTGCCCTTttgttttaagtttttattGACAGTATGAATTTCCTCTTAACAATCATCTAGAATTATATAATGAGCATACAGAAAGGGCAAGCACAAAATTGTTCCACTACTTGAAGGTGTAATAAAAGGAAggccaaaaaattaaatagcaaAAACTATACGAGGTCCAGGATTGATCCACTAAAGAATTAGATAAGAAGAATCCATACCAGATAAATTCTCATAACTAGATTTTGCAATTTCATCCTCCCAGTTCATCCATTGCCGTATCTACACCATGAGTTAACATATCAATGCCAATCATTTCAGAAACAGAACACTGCAACATAATATCAATGTGCAATCAAAGTAGTTCTTGAAAGTTGAACTGACCTTCACTCCTCCAAATATAATGGTAAGGAGGGTAGATGTAACGTGCACGGTTGCCAAGACAAAGATAAAGATGTGCAGGTGATGCAAGGCTTCGACAGATAGTATTGGCACCTTATTCTGCAAAAATAGGTATGTATATACTGTTAGAATCTGTCTTCCAGACTAAGGATAGACAGTATTCTTAGACCTAGATTAACCAGGTCAACTGATAAATAAAACGCCCTCACATAAAAGGCAACCACAGTCAAGTTAGTCTTGaattggtaaccacaaggttacgaGTTTCAAGTTCCACTCTCAGCAAGAGCGGTTTATaggcattcttgatttgagtagAGTCAACCTAGAATGATCTTTGGTTTTTTACCAACTATGGTCACAATGCGAGATTTATTACGTGCACACCATAGTGGTTACGATTTTCATGTTACTCCAAAAATAATGTCATCCTGTAATCTAAGATCTCTTGTGAGCACTAACATTTAATGATGTCTGCAGAGCCACtgaattatcataatttttatcTTCTGACATACTTTGACGGGTTAGAGTGTGGAGAATCTTGAGATTGAGATTGGGATTAACTTTTTGGGAGTAGAAGAATAGGAAGAAACTATATTACCTTCTTAGCGCAGTAAGTAGCGCCTTCTCCGTGGAATCTGAGCATTGGAGGCGGCGCTGGCTGATTATGGAACTCCGCGCCTGGGTAAACAGGAGCCATTTCAGACTCCACAGCGACTTTTTCCGGAGACGCCGTACACGGAAGCATTTGACGCATCGACTTCGGAGGCATGCAGATTTTGTTTATGCGATCTTGAAACACAGCCAACAGCAATGATATAAACCCCAACAGCATCAACTCTGCGCCCACACATTTGGTTATCAGTTCATGAATACATCCTcctatttaatttcttattttttgagTTACAAGGAAATCATAACACTACCAGAATGTATGCACTAATTAAATCCtcaatcaaaaaaaaagtaaataagttTAGATTCTACCACATCAAATCAAATTAACAGTTATATCAACTTAGCTAGGATTGTGAATGTCCGATCTCAAATATAAGTAGGTTTTCAGAGAGGAAGAGGGAGGAGTTATGAACCTTCTTCAACTTTATGGAGAGCTTCGTATAGCGGCCTCTTATTCTTCCTCTTCAGATACTGAACAAAATTGTTAGCAGATTAAATCAATTCCAACAATCCCCGCCGGAgcgaaaaggaaaaataatgtTGATTTCATTTCAAATATAACGGATTgttaatccaattcaaacagaAAACGAAAAATTCTTTCACGGATCCCCACATCAAAAGCTAATCAGCAAACAAAAGATAACCGCGCCGCTTCGTTTAGAGCAACAAGGCGTGCGAGAAAAAACGCAATCGTGATTGGAAAAATTGCACGTTATATGAAGAGCACGAACTAACCGATCCGGTGAAGTGCATGAGACGTTCGACGGAGAGGGAAATGGCGATGATGAGAGTGCAGACGGCGGCCACCACCCACGTCGGCGAGTACGCCAACGAGTCTTCATCCTCCCCGCCCATTTTGTACCGCAGCAAACACAATCGAATTCAGAAACACTGCTCGCTCGCTCGCTCGCTCGCTCTTCGCACATTCCTCGCTCGGCGTAAGCTGTTTGTGAGAAAAAAGGTTGAAAGGAATTGAATATGGAGTCCACGAACCTTGAAACAATCTAGAAAATGGCTGGAGAAAGAAGGAACGTATATGGATTTTCGTTTGAAGTGTCGAAATTGTAAGACGAGCGTGGACGTGATCCGACTTTTTATTTGCATTTCTTTCTGTTAACGTGAAAACATGCACCGAGTGGAGCATCATTGCATCAACGATCCTGCGTGCGTTGTTTTACCACGTTTGACGTGTGCATTCATTATCACAGCTTAAGTAGCATGCAAACGTAGAATTGGAACCATGCAAACGTAGAATTGGCACACTTCTAGGCAGTCTAGCAATCATTATCACATCGACTATGGTACATTtttggaccataaataaaaaaaaaagaagacatttttaatatattaaaagtacattatttgaaaataatttgtcATAGTCTAGAGGGTTGGCTTTATGTTACAAATATTATAGGTTGTTTCAATTCGATTTGTGTTGGGCTTCAAATATTATGATTTGTGTCACCTCcgttaaatataatattacaatgGATGGGAGAGTAGTTGGTTCGGTTACACCATCGCGAGGATTACGTCAAGGGGACCCATTGTCTCCATATCTTTTCATCTTATGTGCTGAGGGATTGACTGCATTACTCATGGACGCAGAATGTAAGAGACAATTTCGGGGTTGTTCAGTGGCCCGTGGGGCTCCTTCATTATCTCATCtattttttgcagatgatagtCTGCTATTTTTCAGAGCCCAGGAGGATGAAGGTAGAGCAGTTAAGAAATGTTTGGATTTATATGAACAGGCTTCAggccaaataattaattacacgAAGTCATGTGCCACCTTCAGTTCTAATACAACTCAATTGGATGCTGACAATATATGCTCTATTTTTGATGTCCAGAGAAGAGATGATCTGGGTAAGTACTTGGGTTTGCCAGCATGGGTTGGAAGAAATAAGAAAGCTGTTTCGACTACTTGTGTCAGCGTATTCGTCAACGGGTTAATGGGTGGCAGAAAAAACTTCTTTCCCGTGCAGGAAAGGAGGTACTCCTCAAAAGCATAGCACAAGCACTTCCAACTTTCACGATGAGCGTGTTCCTAATCCCTAAGACTATGTGTGAGCATTTAGAGCGTGAGATGGCATGGTCTCGTATGTGTGTCCCTAAATGTAAAGGGGGACTTGGTTTTCGAAGATTACATGAGTTCAATTTGGCATTGCTAGCTAAACAGGGATGGAGGTTCCTATCTGAACCAAATTCTTTAGCTGCCCGGGTTTACAAAGCACGATACTTTCCGAGTAGCTCTTTTCTGGATGCTAATTTGGGGAGCAATCCAAGCTATGTCTGGCGTAGTATCCATGCTGCCCAGAATCTGGTTAAGTCCGGTGCGATGTGGAGGTTAGGTGACGGGAGGAATACGAGAATTTGGGGAGTGCCATGGTTGCCATCTGAGTCCAATCCTTACATCTCCATTGATCCTATACCACAACTTGAGGGTGCTACAGTTAACCAGCTGTTTAATGTTGATGAGCCAACATGGGATGATGACCTGCTTGATGATATTTTCAATCCCAGGGATGTTGAGTTGATCAAGAACACTAATATTTGTCCGGGACATGTGGATACTTGGGTTTGGAAGAGTGCTGTAAACGGTTTATATACGGTGAAAGGTGGTTATGAGAAGTTGATGGAAGAAAGTCAACATTCGCCGATGGATAATTTTGCGGATTGGAATAAGCTTTGGGGTTTAGCAGCGccaccaaaagtgaaaaattttATATGGCGTTGTGTTCATGGCATCATTCCTGTCCGAACGCAGTTAAAATATAGAGGAGTTGATGTGGTGGATGTGTGTCCGTTGTGTTCGGTTAATCATGAGTCCATAAGCCATATCTTATTCTTTTGCCCAAAGGTAGCACCCGTTTGGAATTCGCAGGCCATGCAAAATTGTATTAATCATGGTGCCTCcattaatatgatttttgagAGTTTTCTACGTGACTTGGATGATAATGCTAAGGTGCAAGCTTTCTTTTTGGCTTGGAATATTTGGAAACGTAGAAATGAGTTAATTTGGAGTAATACTGTTTGGGATCCTGGTGAGGTGAGGACTGCTGCTATGTGTCAATTTGCTACATGGAAACAAATGGGAGCTTCTCGTCAAAGGAGCACTGATCAAGCTGGTGTGTAGCGTATTATTTATTAGGCATTGTTTTAATC contains these protein-coding regions:
- the LOC116016161 gene encoding MLO-like protein 1 — protein: MGGEDEDSLAYSPTWVVAAVCTLIIAISLSVERLMHFTGSYLKRKNKRPLYEALHKVEEELMLLGFISLLLAVFQDRINKICMPPKSMRQMLPCTASPEKVAVESEMAPVYPGAEFHNQPAPPPMLRFHGEGATYCAKKNKVPILSVEALHHLHIFIFVLATVHVTSTLLTIIFGGVKIRQWMNWEDEIAKSSYDFSAVMQIGVTDVQQHDFIKSRFKGIGKRSAIVGWLHSFAKQFYGSVTKTDYMALRLGFIMTHCRGNPKFNFHKYMIRALEDDFKKVVGISWYLWVFVILFLLLNVHNWHTYFWVSLIHFGLVLAVGTKLQHVIIQLAHEVAEKHAAIEGELVVQPSDDHFWFHRPRIILYFLHFILFQNAFEIAFFFLIWMEYGIHSCIMEQSKYFVPRLVIGVIIQILCSYSTLPLYAIVTQMGTHFKQSIFEDHIRASLVDWAQTAKRKHEEKAAAMADSSAAANATPNAGDEGSSSTATGVQMGEIRPANQDQTTIDIHRA